The proteins below are encoded in one region of Hordeum vulgare subsp. vulgare chromosome 3H, MorexV3_pseudomolecules_assembly, whole genome shotgun sequence:
- the LOC123442164 gene encoding B3 domain-containing protein Os03g0620400-like, whose product MVRCARCQIRPGSPWIRPPHAPLGLASTSDHRRDARRRRSRRRRAGLLLSQIGTGPSRSTLCVDRWRTGDFLKKRNMFFHLMEDCGLILKNQEDVFGISKMSKPCECCERNIRFIRKINGNFMHSLVIPEWFVSQLGGTIWRTIKLQAPNGIIYDVRVSENMNRIILKFGWAAFLDSNEIEENYSLMFRYLGNALFEVTIFDSNGKEKASCSRYADKSNSSHDGATQSSAEEGSDSDGSQKKSSYCYKNSAKIPAISYSSEEFTAEDNSMESDDQQMLSKYCVLSGRCYPTEAQKVKILALVKKIRPEIPVLVVVMKKSNVKQSGTLVIRKDYARKHLPCEQTNIILQLPRKNKGWKCRFHIRPSGSSDAGRRNLSLGNFVPDNHVREGDICLFQPMTNVKEKRFIMTVHLLHKAGSDHYTGARTDIASNHGRTSTKMAGDTDEPLTYGEEYSSEHEDHGISDDSEGGSELLFMLADNASLTRSQEKKVLEKVEEIESEVPLYVAIMRKSNVYGGVGCNTPILRFGNQYTTRYLVQKSVAGHHRGKGSLISLVLEREGKSRTWPTKMQHSMQHTTHAMRVLKGWTFFARDNRLREGDVCLFQQIKNKEPLTMVIHIIRREEC is encoded by the exons ATGGTGCGCTGCGCCCGCTGCCAGATCCGGCCCGGCTCACCATGGATCCGGCCGCCCCACgcgcccctcggcctcgcctccacCTCTGACCACCGCCGCGACGCTCGCCGGCGTCGGAGCCGCCGTCGACGGGCCGGCCTCCTCCTCAGCCAGATCGGGACCGGACCGTCCCGATCCACCCTATGCGTGGACCGGTGGAGGACAGGGGACTTTTTGAAAAAACGGAACATGTTTTTCCACTTAATGGAGGATTGCGGGTTGATTTTGAAAAACCAGGAAGACGTTTTT GGCATATCCAAGATGAGCAAACCTTGTGAATGCTGTGAGAGGAACATAAGGTTCATTAGAAAAATAAATGGAAACTTTATGCATAGCTTG GTCATCCCGGAGTGGTTTGTTAGTCAACTTGGGGGGACAATCTGGAGAACCATCAAACTGCAAGCCCCTAATGGTATCATATATGATGTTCGAGTTAGTGAGAATATGAATAGAATTATTCTCAAGTTTGGGTGGGCAGCATTTCTTGATTCCAATGAAATCGAAGAAAACTATTCCTTGATGTTTCGGTACCTCGGAAACGCCCTCTTTGAGGTTACAATATTTGATTCCAATGGAAAGGAGAAAGCCTCTTGCAGTCGCTACGCTGATAAGTCGAACAGTTCTCATGATGGCGCTACTCAGTCGTCAGCAGAGGAAGGTTCAGATTCAGATGGTAGCCAGAAGAAAAGCTCGTACTGCTACAAAAATTCAGCAAAGATACCTGCCATATCTTATTCTTCCGAGGAATTCACAG CAGAAGATAATTCTATGGAGTCGGATGATCAACAGATGCTTTCAAAATATTGTGTCTTATCAGGGCGGTGCTATCCCACAGAAGCACAGAAGGTGAAGATTCTTGCACTTGTAAAGAAAATTCGACCAGAAATCCCGGTGCTTGTTGTAGTGATGAAGAAGAGCAATGTAAAGCAGAGTGGTACTCTG GTAATACGTAAGGATTACGCACGCAAGCACTTGCCATGCGAACAAACAAATATCATACTCCAGCTGCCTCGAAAAAACAAGGGTTGGAAGTGCAGATTCCATATCAGGCCATCTGGAAGTTCTGACGCTGGTCGCCGCAACCTTTCATTAGGGAACTTTGTCCCTGACAATCATGTTAGAGAAGGCGATATCTGCCTCTTTCAACCAATGACAAATGTAAAGGAGAAAAGATTCATAATGACTGTACATCTCCTTCACAAAGCGGGCAGTGATCATTACACTGGTGCAAGAACTGACATTGCCTCAAATCATGGAAGGACAAGCACAAAGATGGCAGGTGATACGGACGAACCACTAACTTATG GTGAAGAGTACTCTTCagaacatgaagatcatggaatctCTGATGATTCTGAGGGAGGTTCTGAACTTCTCTTCATGCTGGCAGACAATGCTTCCCTAACACGATCACAAGAGAAGAAAGTTTTGGAGAAAGTCGAGGAAATCGAGTCAGAAGTGCCCTTGTATGTTGCTATCATGAGAAAGTCCAATGTCTACGGTGGAGTTGGCTGTAACACTCCCATCCTA CGCTTTGGCAACCAATATACAACCAGATATCTTGTTCAGAAGTCTGTTGCTGGCCATCATCGTGGAAAGGGTAGCCTGATCAGTTTGGTGCTTGAGCGGGAGGGGAAGAGCAGAACATGGCCTACCAAGATGCAACACAGCATGCAACACACAACTCATGCGATGAGGGTTCTCAAAGGATGGACGTTTTTCGCCCGTGACAACCGCCTGCGGGAGGGTGACGTCTGTCTCTTCCAGCAGATAAAGAACAAGGAGCCTCTGACTATGGTGATCCACATCATTCGCCGGGAGGAATGTTAG
- the LOC123442165 gene encoding uncharacterized protein LOC123442165, whose protein sequence is MEVTAAVRASSASVQEKLTAGLTAATVAATLVLPEVAEAAFPGLSPSLKNFLLSIVSGGVVFADIAGAVVAVYNFNPVKRT, encoded by the coding sequence ATGGAGGTGACGGCGGCCGTCCGTGCGTCCTCCGCGTCCGTGCAGGAGAAGCTCACGGCTGGGCTGACTGCGGCGACCGTGGCAGCGACGCTGGTGCTGCCCGAGGTCGCGGAGGCCGCGTTCCCGGGGTTGTCCCCGTCGCTCAAGAACTTCCTGCTCAGCATCGTGTCCGGCGGGGTCGTCTTCGCCGACATCGCCGGGGCCGTCGTCGCCGTCTACAACTTCAACCCCGTCAAGCGAACCTGA